From the genome of Pseudomonas hamedanensis:
CTTGATGATCCACGGCCGCCTGTTCCCCACGATGAGGCAATGGTGCTGGTCGATCAGATGCTCGAAGAGAGACGCAAGAATCGACGCGCTGCCGGTTAACTGGAGTAAACCGGCTCTTGGAGATCTGGCTGACATCATCGAATACGTTGAACAAAGCAACACTGTCGCTTCATTTGCACTGCAGCAAAAGCTCAGCGCCGCAGCGCAAAGGCTTTCGTGGGCACCGCATGGTTTTCGCTCCGGTCGAATACCGGGCACTCGCGAAATGGTCATTAACTCGAATTATTTACTGGTCTATCGGGTGACAGACCACATCAATATTCTGACCGTGTTGCACGCCCGAAAAAAATATCCATAAACACTCTAAAAAAAAGGCGGCCAACCGGCCGCCCAAACGTACTGCACGAGAGTCCTTTACAACGTCAGCTGCCCACGCTCCTCCTCGGTCAGCTGCTGTTTCGCTTGTTCATCCAGCGCCCCGGCACCCAGCACCTGCACCGGGCTGTCCGGGTTGTAGCCCGTCGCCGGCGTGCGACTGGCGCCATCGCGCGACGGCGCCAGTTGCTCGTTGCCGAAGCTAAGCACCTGCACGGTAAACACCGAAGCCTGATTCTGCCGCGCCGCCGCTTGTTGCTGACGGGCAACGTCTTCTGCCGCTTGGGTGGCCGAGGAAGCCGCCGAGCTGGCCGAGGTGATTGCGCCGGTATTCACCGCCGACACCACCGGCACGCCGGTCGCCTTGCCCTGCACCGAGATGTTCGCGGCGTTGACCACCGTCAGCGCGGCGATGTTGACGTTGCCTGACACGCGAATCCCCGCCTCGCCCGCATCAATGGTGCCCAGTGGCGCGATCAGGTCGATGTTGCCCGGTGCCACTTCGGCAATCGGGTTGAGCGTGGCGATACCGGCGCCGGTACTCGGCACCGATGGCGACAGCGTGACGTTGCCCCAGGTGTCATAGACGCGTTTTGGCGGGGTGTAGAC
Proteins encoded in this window:
- the relB gene encoding type II toxin-antitoxin system RelB family antitoxin; translation: MSAELSLIVSNFETEEEAASYDLWYRAKVQAALDDPRPPVPHDEAMVLVDQMLEERRKNRRAAG
- a CDS encoding type II toxin-antitoxin system RelE/ParE family toxin, with amino-acid sequence MRQWCWSIRCSKRDARIDALPVNWSKPALGDLADIIEYVEQSNTVASFALQQKLSAAAQRLSWAPHGFRSGRIPGTREMVINSNYLLVYRVTDHINILTVLHARKKYP